The nucleotide sequence AACCATAGAGGTCTTACACACTCACTGCCTGCGCTCGTTATCTGGCCTCTTCTGCTGTTTAGCGGAATCTCTTTATTTGTCCCAGAAGCAGATAACGGAAAGCTTTTATTATGGACAGCAATTGCTGTTTTCCTGCATGTGTTTGTCGATATATTCAATGCTTACGGCACTCAAGCGTTGTATCCTGTTTCAAAGAAATGGATTGCTCTCGGTGTGATCAGCATCTTTGATCCCTTTATCTTCTTCCTGCATATAGCCGGGCTGCTGCTCTGGTATATTGGAGTTAATCCTGGCTACACGTTTCTTACCGTTTACGTGATACTCGTTTTTTACTACATCATACGAATCATTGCCCGACAGCGCGTAAACACGATCGTTCTTAAAAAAATTCCAGAAGCAGAAGAAATTTACGCCAGTCCGACCATTCGATGGGGACAATATCATCTGGCCATCAAATCCAAGCACGAATTTTTTGTAGCTGGTCTAAAAAACGGAAAAATTACCGTTTGGGATACATTTGACCGTCTGCCCGTTCCAAAATCAAAACTGATTGACGCGGCTAAAAAAGATAAAAACATATCTGCCTTTCTTTCCTTTTCTCCAGTACACAGATGGGAAGTCGAAAAGAACGATCATGGTCATTTGGTTCAGTTTATAGACTTACGATATAGAAGCAAAGGTCATTATCCTTTTGTCGCAATGGTTCAACTGGATGAGAACCTAAACATCATTACTTCTTTTACAGGTTGGGTGTATTCTGAGGACCGCCTAAAAAAGAAGATGGAGTTTTCTCCGCTCGACCTAATTAACAACAACGAATAAGGAAAGAGACGGGCTTAATGAATAGGCCCGTCTTTTTTAATGAATCGCTGAAATTTTGGATTGCTGGAAAAATACTCATGCAGTTTATGTCCATAGGAAGTAATAAGCTGTGTTACCATTTTCTCGGTTACCTCTTGCCCTTCATACTCCCATCCCGCTTTTGCACGTGTGGACTCAAAATCTTCCCATAAACCTTCCACCCATTCCCTTGCTTCCTGATAACTAAGGGTAGGGTTCATTTTTTGCAGTTGTTTAGCCAATCTGTCAAAACGCTCTTCCATTATTCTCCCTCCTTATCCAATTTTTAAAGAAAGTCCCGTCACATAAAGGGTTCTGTCACGTTTCATACTAGTTGAGAACCGATATAAAGGAGGTAATACACATGCGAAACAAATCGAAAAACTTCCCTAATCGGATCTCCTTCTCAGGTGAGCCGAGATCAAAAGAAGAGTTCTCTTCTAAACGGCCAGATGGATCCATTCGTGACCATCCACAGGAGCGAATGTTTTTATCCAATCAACACCGAGATGATCAGTAACTCTTGCGGTTATGAATTTCATTCTGGGGGGTGAATCAGTTGAACAAGAAAGATTACTTCTCATCAACGCGATTTAACGGTAAGTATTCTGACCCCTTTCACTCACCGCGTGCCAACTCGAAGCATGCGTATAATCAAGTGAACGGGGAGACCCAGCAAGCATTAAATAACTATGTGCTTGAAATTCAAACACGTAAGCGTTCATAGTGACGAATAAAGAAGCGGTCTTGATATCGCTTCTTTATTTATGTTTTTTAGTAAACTGATGTTGTGGCCTTTAATTTACAAATACACCTACACAGACTGTTGAAAGCAAGCATCCTGTAACAGAAATCAGGATTCCTCTTTGCAAGTTGATTGGAGCGTAAGGATGCGAGACTCCTGCGGGACAAGCGGTCAGGTGAGACCCTTAACGGCGCAAAGCGGCAAGGGGCTCACCGTCTGCCCCGCGGAAAGCGTGCATCCTGGAGCGGAAATCAACTGCTTTCTAAAGCAATATGGCACATTTAAGCCTCAAGTACCGAAATTGGCAATGCTTCAAGTATACTCTGTTTATTTTTGTAGCCCCAGGCAAAAATACCATTAAGATACAATACAGAAAAGGTTGAGCCAGGGTCTCCCTGAATGCTGTATTCTTTTCCGCTTTCGATTGATGAAGGATCCATCAGATAGCATTTTGCCAT is from Fictibacillus sp. b24 and encodes:
- a CDS encoding metal-dependent hydrolase, giving the protein MDTGTHIVMGLGLGGLAMLDPAIANDPATSQAILAGTLIGSQAPDFDTVLKLKNNAVYIRNHRGLTHSLPALVIWPLLLFSGISLFVPEADNGKLLLWTAIAVFLHVFVDIFNAYGTQALYPVSKKWIALGVISIFDPFIFFLHIAGLLLWYIGVNPGYTFLTVYVILVFYYIIRIIARQRVNTIVLKKIPEAEEIYASPTIRWGQYHLAIKSKHEFFVAGLKNGKITVWDTFDRLPVPKSKLIDAAKKDKNISAFLSFSPVHRWEVEKNDHGHLVQFIDLRYRSKGHYPFVAMVQLDENLNIITSFTGWVYSEDRLKKKMEFSPLDLINNNE
- a CDS encoding YfhJ family protein — protein: MEERFDRLAKQLQKMNPTLSYQEAREWVEGLWEDFESTRAKAGWEYEGQEVTEKMVTQLITSYGHKLHEYFSSNPKFQRFIKKDGPIH
- the sspK gene encoding small, acid-soluble spore protein K, producing the protein MRNKSKNFPNRISFSGEPRSKEEFSSKRPDGSIRDHPQERMFLSNQHRDDQ
- a CDS encoding YpzG family protein produces the protein MNKKDYFSSTRFNGKYSDPFHSPRANSKHAYNQVNGETQQALNNYVLEIQTRKRS
- a CDS encoding YfhH family protein, whose amino-acid sequence is MEKRFSEMTEAEIKAEIASLRAKAQKAEQMGMVSEYAVHERKIAMAKCYLMDPSSIESGKEYSIQGDPGSTFSVLYLNGIFAWGYKNKQSILEALPISVLEA